One Qipengyuania gaetbuli genomic region harbors:
- the yacG gene encoding DNA gyrase inhibitor YacG: protein MTRAAKPCPICRKPRVEEHAPFCSSRCRDRDLAQWFGDGYAVPGRPALPEEIAAEVTGGEKD from the coding sequence ATGACTAGAGCCGCCAAACCCTGCCCGATCTGCCGCAAGCCGCGGGTCGAGGAACACGCACCCTTCTGTTCCAGCCGCTGCCGCGACCGCGACCTCGCACAGTGGTTCGGCGATGGCTACGCGGTGCCCGGACGGCCCGCACTGCCCGAGGAAATCGCTGCCGAAGTCACAGGCGGCGAAAAGGACTGA
- a CDS encoding Maf family protein, whose amino-acid sequence MGQPTLILASASPRRRELIARLGVTPDAIAPADIDETPARGELPRDYAKRMAREKADAAASPDGFVLAGDTVVAAGRRILPKAEDEATARKCLKLLSGRRHRVLSAIALRAPDGTVRERLSETIVQFKRLSADEIDAYIASGEWDGKAGGYAIQGIAEGLISRIQGSHSGVVGLPLYETRALLKAAGFPIA is encoded by the coding sequence GTGGGCCAGCCCACTCTCATATTAGCCTCCGCCAGCCCGCGCCGCCGCGAACTGATCGCGCGGCTGGGCGTGACGCCGGATGCTATCGCCCCTGCCGATATCGACGAGACGCCTGCCAGGGGCGAACTGCCGCGCGACTATGCGAAGCGCATGGCCCGCGAAAAGGCGGACGCTGCCGCTTCGCCGGACGGCTTCGTGCTTGCCGGAGACACGGTGGTCGCGGCCGGCCGGCGGATCCTGCCCAAGGCCGAGGACGAGGCGACAGCGCGCAAGTGCCTCAAACTGCTGTCCGGTCGCCGTCACCGCGTCCTGTCCGCCATTGCCCTGCGCGCTCCCGACGGGACCGTTCGCGAGCGGCTGAGCGAGACCATCGTCCAGTTCAAGCGCCTCTCCGCCGACGAGATCGACGCCTACATCGCTAGCGGCGAATGGGACGGCAAGGCGGGCGGCTATGCCATCCAGGGCATTGCGGAAGGCCTCATCAGCCGCATCCAGGGCAGCCATTCGGGTGTCGTGGGATTGCCGCTCTACGAAACGCGTGCGCTGCTGAAGGCCGCGGGGTTCCCCATTGCCTGA
- a CDS encoding ribonuclease, with product MPEWLVEDGIGETRAILVEGDRVLAAKLRWPGELHAGQQVTAKLTTKRGTRGTGTQADGREILLDRLPQSASEGASLSVVITRAAIAERGRLKLPAARPPEAVTATADNAFSTGRKVHRFPAGLWEEVWEEASRGEIDFDGGSLLFSVTPAMTLVDVDGDLPLRELALRAARALGEALPRFDLGGSIGIDFPTLEAKADRKAVDTLLDERLADWPHERTAMNGFGFVQLVARLEGPSLLHRFATARTGMAARMVLRRAERVEGAGVTLLTVHPALKAKIKDDWLTELERRTGRPLRIETDPGLAIEAGAAQIVGHD from the coding sequence TTGCCTGAATGGCTGGTCGAGGACGGGATCGGCGAGACCCGCGCGATCCTCGTCGAAGGCGACCGGGTTCTGGCTGCAAAGCTACGCTGGCCGGGCGAGCTCCATGCGGGCCAGCAGGTCACGGCCAAGCTCACCACGAAACGCGGCACACGCGGGACCGGGACGCAGGCCGATGGCCGCGAGATCCTGCTCGACCGGCTGCCCCAGAGCGCCAGCGAGGGCGCGAGCCTTTCTGTCGTCATCACGCGCGCTGCGATTGCCGAGCGCGGCCGGCTGAAACTGCCAGCCGCGCGGCCGCCAGAAGCGGTCACGGCTACGGCCGATAATGCGTTCTCCACCGGCAGGAAGGTACATCGTTTCCCCGCAGGCCTGTGGGAAGAGGTCTGGGAGGAGGCTTCGCGCGGCGAAATCGATTTCGACGGCGGTTCGCTGCTTTTTTCCGTCACGCCCGCAATGACTTTGGTCGACGTCGACGGCGACCTGCCACTTCGGGAACTCGCCTTGCGCGCCGCACGGGCGCTTGGCGAGGCCTTGCCGCGCTTCGACCTCGGCGGTTCCATCGGCATCGACTTCCCCACGCTCGAAGCGAAGGCAGACCGCAAGGCGGTGGACACCCTGCTCGACGAACGGCTGGCGGACTGGCCGCACGAGCGCACGGCGATGAACGGTTTCGGCTTCGTCCAGCTCGTGGCGCGGCTGGAAGGTCCCTCACTACTGCACCGCTTCGCTACCGCGCGCACCGGCATGGCGGCGCGCATGGTGCTACGCCGGGCGGAGCGGGTCGAGGGGGCAGGCGTGACGCTGCTGACGGTCCATCCGGCGCTGAAGGCGAAGATAAAGGACGACTGGCTCACTGAACTCGAGCGCCGGACGGGCCGCCCGCTGCGGATAGAGACCGATCCCGGCCTTGCCATCGAAGCAGGCGCTGCCCAGATCGTGGGTCATGACTAG
- the infA gene encoding translation initiation factor IF-1, with protein sequence MAKEELLEMRGKVVELLPNAMFRVELENGHEVLGHTAGKMRKNRIRVLVGDEVLCELTPYDLTKARITYRFMPGRGGPGPQ encoded by the coding sequence ATGGCCAAGGAAGAACTTCTCGAAATGCGCGGCAAGGTGGTCGAACTGCTGCCCAACGCCATGTTCCGCGTCGAACTCGAGAACGGCCACGAAGTGCTCGGCCACACCGCCGGCAAGATGCGCAAGAACCGTATCCGCGTGCTCGTCGGTGACGAGGTTCTGTGCGAACTGACGCCCTACGACCTGACCAAGGCACGCATCACCTACCGCTTCATGCCCGGTCGCGGCGGCCCCGGCCCCCAGTAA